One part of the Tautonia rosea genome encodes these proteins:
- a CDS encoding fused DSP-PTPase phosphatase/NAD kinase-like protein, whose protein sequence is MRIAMAAALTAVVAGVATWLTIEVQNNRLVWDHFDVVTPGVLYRSGQLNPEQLAEAIELYSLRTVVSFHLPGPNVDAERRLVERLGAEFINLPMPGDGFGREEQFRQVMEAIDDPMRHPVLVHCARGTCRTGAMVALYRMERQGWTLDDVAAELERQGYREGWLCGYVYGMIDHWPTDSFPGIPDRSGQTPSGDSSAEPTAPGATFAKADHGHEHGGTTR, encoded by the coding sequence ATGCGCATTGCGATGGCCGCGGCACTGACGGCGGTCGTCGCCGGGGTGGCGACCTGGCTGACGATCGAGGTGCAGAACAACCGCCTGGTCTGGGATCACTTCGACGTGGTCACGCCCGGGGTGCTCTACCGGAGCGGCCAGCTCAACCCCGAGCAGTTGGCCGAGGCGATCGAGCTGTACTCGTTGCGGACGGTGGTCAGCTTCCATCTGCCGGGGCCGAATGTCGACGCCGAGCGTCGGCTGGTCGAGCGGCTCGGGGCCGAGTTCATCAACCTGCCGATGCCCGGCGACGGCTTCGGCCGCGAGGAGCAGTTTCGCCAGGTGATGGAGGCCATCGACGACCCGATGCGGCATCCGGTGCTCGTCCACTGCGCCCGAGGGACCTGCCGAACCGGAGCGATGGTCGCCCTGTACCGGATGGAACGGCAAGGCTGGACGCTTGATGATGTCGCGGCCGAGCTGGAGCGGCAAGGCTATCGCGAAGGTTGGCTCTGCGGCTACGTTTACGGCATGATCGATCACTGGCCGACAGACTCCTTCCCGGGCATTCCCGACCGGTCGGGCCAGACGCCTTCGGGCGATTCGAGTGCCGAGCCAACCGCACCGGGAGCGACCTTCGCCAAGGCGGATCACGGGCACGAGCACGGAGGAACGACCCGATGA
- the purM gene encoding phosphoribosylformylglycinamidine cyclo-ligase, whose amino-acid sequence MPDPESDPEPKPKPIDYKSAGVDLDAYEETMRQIPPLLRRTYTPRVIEWPGGFAGLFRLDDKIRLLTRTYHDPVLVASTDGVGTKLKLAFATNRHETVGIDLVAMSVNDCLCAGAEPLLFLDYVAMSRDDPDLTRRIVQGISDGCMQAECALLGGETAILPDFYHSGEYDLAGFSLGVVDRKQILDGSEVRAGDKVVGLASSGLHSNGYSLARKLAFDVAGLKPDSYVPKLGRTVADEFLEPTRIYVKAMKTVYRHYRVKRIVHAIAHITGGGLIDNPPRVLPEGLSIRLQRGSWEIPPVFGWLRSLGHLPDDEAFRVFNMGIGLVLIVADYYAEAIARYLRTEAGVPAWVIGEVEPGERSVRWSE is encoded by the coding sequence ATGCCCGACCCTGAATCCGATCCCGAGCCGAAGCCGAAGCCGATCGACTACAAATCCGCCGGGGTCGATCTCGACGCCTACGAAGAAACCATGCGTCAGATCCCCCCCTTGCTGCGCCGGACCTACACCCCCCGGGTGATCGAATGGCCGGGGGGCTTCGCCGGTCTGTTCCGGCTCGACGACAAGATCCGGCTCCTGACCCGGACCTATCACGATCCTGTGCTTGTGGCCTCGACCGACGGCGTCGGCACGAAGCTCAAACTGGCCTTTGCCACCAACCGGCACGAAACCGTTGGCATCGATCTGGTGGCGATGTCCGTCAACGACTGTCTCTGCGCCGGGGCCGAGCCGCTCCTTTTCCTCGACTACGTGGCCATGAGCCGAGACGATCCCGATCTGACCCGCCGGATCGTCCAGGGCATCTCCGACGGCTGCATGCAGGCCGAGTGCGCCTTGCTCGGTGGCGAGACGGCCATCCTGCCCGACTTCTACCACTCGGGAGAGTACGACCTGGCCGGGTTCTCCCTTGGCGTGGTCGATCGCAAGCAGATCCTCGACGGCTCGGAAGTCCGGGCCGGCGACAAGGTGGTCGGCCTGGCCAGCTCGGGCCTGCATTCGAACGGCTACAGCCTGGCCCGCAAGCTCGCCTTCGACGTGGCCGGTTTGAAACCCGATTCGTACGTCCCGAAACTCGGCCGCACCGTGGCCGACGAGTTTCTGGAGCCGACCCGCATCTACGTCAAGGCAATGAAGACCGTCTACCGCCACTACCGGGTCAAGCGGATCGTCCACGCGATCGCCCACATCACCGGCGGCGGCCTGATCGACAACCCTCCGCGGGTCCTGCCCGAAGGCCTGTCGATCCGGCTTCAGCGCGGATCGTGGGAGATTCCCCCCGTCTTCGGCTGGCTCCGCTCCCTCGGCCATCTGCCCGACGATGAAGCCTTCCGCGTCTTCAACATGGGCATCGGCCTCGTCCTGATCGTGGCCGACTACTACGCCGAGGCCATCGCCCGCTACCTCCGCACCGAGGCGGGCGTCCCCGCCTGGGTCATCGGCGAGGTCGAGCCCGGCGAGCGTTCGGTCCGATGGTCCGAGTAA
- a CDS encoding cytochrome c — protein MKLRKWLALAASVSLVAALSAGLSAATVLEEEETLHEMMEKVSAANNKINRYLRTPVSFKKSQEDALTEAKLLLELGKKSRDNEEALDKAKDVENPKEAWVKLMDEMNTHLETLIEKVEAGDQTESKNAHTEVKKSCAECHKVFRVEDDF, from the coding sequence ATGAAGTTGCGCAAGTGGCTCGCGCTGGCCGCCAGCGTCTCGCTCGTTGCCGCCCTGTCGGCCGGCCTCTCGGCCGCGACCGTGCTGGAGGAGGAGGAGACGCTCCATGAGATGATGGAGAAAGTCAGCGCCGCCAACAACAAGATCAACCGCTACCTTCGCACCCCGGTTTCGTTCAAGAAGTCGCAGGAAGACGCCCTGACCGAAGCGAAGCTTTTGCTTGAACTGGGAAAGAAGTCTCGCGACAACGAAGAAGCGCTCGACAAGGCCAAGGATGTCGAAAATCCGAAAGAGGCCTGGGTCAAGCTGATGGACGAGATGAACACGCATCTCGAAACCTTGATCGAGAAGGTCGAGGCCGGCGACCAGACCGAGTCGAAGAACGCCCACACCGAGGTCAAGAAGTCGTGCGCCGAGTGCCACAAGGTCTTCCGCGTCGAAGACGACTTCTGA
- a CDS encoding phosphoribosyl-ATP diphosphatase, with protein sequence MADQPNVLHALSDLVAERKANPPEERSYMVSLLKGGVPKIAAKITEEAAEVVEAADEPGEEGKDHLVKEVADLVFHAVVMLGHRDLHWSAVEQELGRRFGISGIVEKESRGKG encoded by the coding sequence GTGGCCGATCAGCCGAATGTGTTGCATGCCTTGTCTGACCTGGTGGCCGAGCGGAAGGCGAACCCGCCGGAGGAGCGGTCGTACATGGTCTCACTGCTCAAGGGTGGCGTGCCGAAGATCGCCGCGAAGATCACCGAGGAGGCGGCCGAGGTGGTCGAGGCGGCGGACGAACCGGGGGAGGAGGGGAAGGACCACCTTGTGAAGGAGGTGGCCGACCTCGTCTTTCATGCCGTCGTGATGCTCGGGCACCGCGACCTGCACTGGTCGGCAGTGGAACAGGAGCTGGGCCGACGGTTCGGGATCAGCGGGATCGTGGAGAAGGAGTCGAGGGGGAAGGGGTGA
- a CDS encoding protein-disulfide reductase DsbD family protein has translation MRIARRFRPLTVGGLILALLMVSVSAPAIASASADDPKPTRSDSPAPLQPREVAFTATVEPPQARPGETVTYAITAKIKDSWHLYAHAEEIPEGVSVLPTRFEQFALGGLEPSKKGWTPSQPPKASDPNSSVLSFSYHEGSVTWTRTLRVPNDAQAGAVELQTQVFFQLCDDSVCKPPTRRTVPTATLTILSDKAQAGLNRPASSLLGLFAPLLVAPQDDPQPERRDSPPVLQPKEAQFETTIAPVEARPGEVVNYQVKVSLAPTWHIYAISDTIPEGVAAVPTRFDLFGLSGLEPAGDWTSDREAHKPEEVSGVLAYDYFEDEVVWTLPLRVPADASPGERTIQTQIQFQLCDPKSCKPPTRVTLPPVSLTVLEGDGSTPASAPDPAPAEPASVAPSTEPTAAAAPTVQDDAQPERRDSPPVLQPKEATFSTALEPVEARPGEVVNYQVKVSLAPTWHIYAISDTIPEGVAAVPTRFDLFGLSGLEPAGDWTSDREAHKPEEVSGVLAYDYFEDEVVWTLPLRVPADAAPGERAIRTQIQFQLCDPKSCKPPARVTLSPVTLTVLEGDGSTPAPTLASTSGVSSARTEPVAPDASAESDADPITPSPGVATGELAEKLDQGLLSFMAWSALGGLVALLMPCVWPMVPITVNFFVKQGQMRKDRSTTGLAVTYCLAIIGVFTLVGVLFSAFFGAASLSQLANAAWLNLLVAGLFIAFGLSLLGVFEIRLPNFLLNASAQGEARGGMVGVMFMALTLTITSFTCTFPVVGALLVLAAGGSYLYPVIGLATFATVLALPFFLLALAPGLLQSMPKSGDWMNAVKVVGGLIEIGAAFKFLNTAEISLGANPEDAWLDAQVLLATWVIIAVVCGLYLLGMFKTNHDHGDVQVGAGRILFGTLFLGLGLYFSPALFGYPPKSKIYDRVVVGLLPADADEMDILLQMQKRGMTGGGGGASPGGMIVDANETDPVRRARNFHGVWWGMSYEAALEQAKATGKPVLIDFTGVNCANCRLMEKSVIPRPEVVQRLEQFIPVQLYTDRVPVDGLTPDEKFDLAEQNLMLEVELTNQQVSPLYVILTPDEQLVVTPRGGYIEPAEFVSYLDRGLAEYSNLAKTAATTE, from the coding sequence ATGCGAATCGCCCGAAGGTTCCGGCCCCTGACGGTCGGTGGCCTGATCCTCGCCCTGCTGATGGTTTCTGTTTCCGCCCCGGCCATCGCCTCAGCCTCGGCCGACGATCCGAAGCCGACCCGGAGCGACTCCCCCGCGCCGCTCCAGCCCAGGGAAGTCGCCTTCACCGCGACCGTCGAGCCTCCCCAAGCCCGGCCCGGCGAGACCGTCACCTACGCCATTACCGCGAAGATCAAAGATTCCTGGCATCTCTACGCCCACGCCGAGGAGATTCCCGAAGGCGTTTCCGTCCTCCCCACCCGCTTCGAACAGTTCGCTCTCGGCGGTCTCGAACCGAGCAAGAAGGGATGGACCCCCTCGCAGCCCCCGAAGGCGAGTGACCCGAACTCCAGCGTGCTCAGCTTCTCGTATCACGAGGGGAGCGTCACCTGGACGCGCACCCTCCGCGTCCCCAATGACGCCCAGGCCGGAGCGGTCGAGCTTCAGACTCAGGTCTTCTTCCAGCTTTGCGATGACTCGGTCTGCAAGCCCCCGACCCGTCGCACCGTTCCGACCGCGACCCTGACGATTCTCTCCGACAAGGCCCAGGCTGGGCTCAATCGCCCCGCTTCGTCGCTCCTCGGCCTGTTCGCCCCGCTGCTCGTCGCTCCCCAGGATGATCCCCAGCCCGAGCGCCGAGACTCCCCCCCGGTCCTCCAGCCAAAAGAAGCCCAGTTCGAAACAACGATCGCACCCGTCGAGGCTCGCCCTGGCGAGGTGGTGAACTATCAGGTCAAGGTTTCGCTGGCGCCGACGTGGCACATCTACGCGATTTCGGACACGATTCCCGAGGGGGTGGCTGCCGTCCCCACTCGCTTTGACCTGTTCGGCCTCTCCGGTCTGGAACCGGCGGGCGACTGGACCTCGGACCGCGAGGCCCACAAGCCCGAGGAAGTCTCGGGCGTGCTCGCCTACGACTACTTCGAGGACGAGGTCGTCTGGACCCTGCCGCTCCGCGTGCCGGCCGACGCATCGCCAGGTGAGCGAACGATCCAGACGCAGATCCAGTTTCAGCTCTGCGATCCCAAGAGCTGCAAGCCCCCGACCCGCGTTACTCTGCCGCCTGTGAGCTTGACCGTCCTTGAAGGCGACGGCTCAACCCCGGCCTCCGCTCCTGATCCCGCCCCCGCCGAGCCTGCATCCGTCGCCCCTTCCACTGAACCAACCGCTGCTGCGGCTCCGACCGTCCAGGACGACGCCCAACCTGAACGTCGCGATTCTCCTCCGGTTCTTCAACCGAAGGAGGCGACCTTCTCGACCGCCCTGGAACCCGTCGAGGCTCGCCCTGGCGAGGTGGTGAACTATCAGGTCAAGGTTTCGCTGGCGCCGACGTGGCACATCTACGCGATTTCGGACACGATTCCCGAGGGGGTGGCTGCCGTCCCCACTCGCTTTGACCTGTTCGGCCTCTCCGGTCTGGAACCGGCGGGCGACTGGACCTCGGACCGCGAGGCCCACAAGCCCGAGGAAGTCTCGGGCGTGCTCGCCTACGACTACTTCGAGGACGAGGTCGTCTGGACCCTGCCGCTCCGCGTGCCGGCCGACGCGGCGCCGGGTGAGCGAGCGATCCGCACGCAGATCCAGTTTCAGCTCTGCGATCCCAAGAGCTGCAAGCCCCCGGCACGAGTGACGCTGTCTCCCGTCACCTTGACCGTCCTGGAAGGCGACGGCTCGACCCCGGCGCCGACGCTTGCGTCTACTTCAGGAGTCTCAAGCGCGAGGACGGAGCCCGTGGCTCCGGATGCCTCAGCCGAATCTGACGCCGATCCAATCACCCCCAGCCCCGGCGTTGCCACCGGGGAACTGGCGGAGAAGCTCGATCAGGGGTTGCTCTCCTTCATGGCCTGGTCGGCCCTGGGCGGTCTGGTCGCCCTGCTCATGCCCTGCGTCTGGCCGATGGTGCCGATCACCGTCAATTTCTTCGTCAAGCAGGGGCAGATGCGTAAGGACCGCAGCACGACCGGCCTGGCCGTGACCTACTGCCTGGCGATCATCGGCGTGTTCACGCTGGTCGGTGTGTTGTTCTCGGCCTTCTTCGGCGCCGCGTCGCTCTCGCAACTGGCGAACGCCGCCTGGCTGAACCTGCTGGTCGCCGGTTTGTTCATCGCCTTCGGCCTCAGCCTGCTCGGCGTCTTCGAGATCCGGTTGCCGAACTTCCTGCTCAACGCCTCGGCCCAGGGCGAGGCCCGAGGCGGCATGGTTGGCGTGATGTTCATGGCCCTGACCCTGACGATCACCTCCTTCACCTGCACTTTCCCGGTCGTCGGGGCCTTGCTCGTGCTGGCGGCCGGCGGCAGCTACCTCTACCCGGTGATCGGTCTGGCGACCTTCGCCACGGTCCTGGCCTTGCCCTTCTTCCTGCTTGCCTTGGCTCCGGGCCTTTTACAAAGCATGCCTAAGAGCGGCGACTGGATGAACGCCGTGAAGGTCGTCGGCGGGCTCATCGAGATCGGCGCGGCCTTCAAGTTCCTCAACACCGCCGAGATCAGCCTGGGAGCCAACCCCGAAGACGCCTGGCTCGACGCTCAGGTCCTGCTGGCCACCTGGGTCATCATCGCCGTCGTTTGCGGGCTCTACCTGCTCGGCATGTTCAAGACGAACCACGACCACGGCGACGTGCAAGTCGGCGCCGGCCGGATTCTGTTCGGCACCCTGTTCCTCGGCCTCGGCCTCTACTTCTCCCCCGCCCTCTTCGGCTACCCGCCCAAGAGCAAGATTTACGACCGAGTCGTCGTCGGCCTGCTTCCGGCCGATGCCGATGAGATGGACATCCTCTTGCAGATGCAAAAGCGTGGCATGACCGGCGGCGGTGGCGGTGCCAGCCCCGGCGGGATGATCGTGGACGCCAACGAGACCGACCCCGTCCGCCGCGCCCGCAACTTCCACGGCGTCTGGTGGGGCATGAGCTACGAGGCCGCCCTCGAACAGGCGAAGGCCACCGGCAAGCCGGTCCTCATCGACTTCACCGGCGTCAACTGCGCCAACTGCCGCTTGATGGAGAAATCCGTCATCCCCCGGCCCGAGGTCGTCCAGCGCCTGGAGCAATTCATTCCCGTTCAGCTCTACACCGACCGCGTCCCGGTCGACGGCCTCACTCCCGACGAGAAATTCGACCTCGCCGAGCAGAACCTCATGCTCGAAGTCGAGCTGACCAACCAGCAGGTCAGCCCGCTCTACGTCATCCTCACCCCCGACGAGCAACTCGTCGTCACCCCCCGCGGCGGCTACATCGAGCCTGCCGAGTTCGTCTCCTACCTCGACCGCGGCCTCGCCGAGTACAGCAACCTCGCCAAGACCGCCGCGACGACCGAGTGA
- a CDS encoding FG-GAP-like repeat-containing protein, protein MIRRAALIVRGSLLGIALAIVGLWIAYGAVQRGQARQFEAQVDQAGADLEAGRFDPARNALRRLVDERPDHLRAAYYLGLAERELGDPRAAIIAWDGLLERDGEFGPRAALATARLLIDEGHLAWAELILRRAIDDPVEGFLPETLAMLREQLVRLLLLTGRRDETRPVLEAVWTEAIKQPPGREWEGVSSPRDLLRQWCTVDLEPPPIEEQREQLEAAFARFPEDDRVWLGLLHLAVEEGRLDVADRWLEQCLERRGDDPAVRVAQLRLARARGDEEGAKNALEHLPEDRLSPARLMAIEAWFAERRGDLDATRSALDRLLERDPENAEALERLAECLVRLGEAEKAAAVRARKATLDDVLNRYRDRHFTADLIEEGPQLAQWAETLGRQFEAEAWWTLIARARGHDDVSRAALVRLREVNANREVGTDPTLADLRAFVAAGSGSEGSNDRDLGTSRSVRFVDTGREAGLDFVHDPGQTSDRQLPETMSGGVALLDADGDGWLDIFAVQGGPLKNREGLPPGSGDRLYRNQGDGTFEDITQSSGLGGAAGYGIGAAVGDLDNDGHPDLLVTRLGSGSLYRNQGDGTFEDITQSSGLDTLDGWPTSAAFADIDTDGDLDLYITRYVIWDVENPIRCQREDGSFSYCHPLALTAQQDRLYRNDDGHFVDISDEAGIQVAEPGRGLGVVATDLDGDGRIDFAVANDATANFFFRNRGDGTFEEVGEAAGLAANAQGGYQAGMGIACGDLNGDGRIDLLVTNFFGEGTTYYENLGDGQFFDRSASIGLLTASRSLLGFGTALMDVNNDGDLDLFTVNGHVDDFRPQYPYAMPTQLLLNDGQGRFVPLADPTAEPWGIPRLGRGLAIGDVDRDGRIDAVAQFQGEPLGLFLNRIDEAGHAIALKLEGTRSNRDAIGAVCTVWAEGRRWVVPRVGGGSYQSASSPWLHVGLGEATRVDRLEIAWPSGLRETIEGLEVDQRFLVREGDARADRHP, encoded by the coding sequence GTGATTCGCCGCGCTGCCCTCATCGTCCGTGGGTCGCTGCTGGGGATCGCTCTGGCGATCGTCGGTCTTTGGATCGCGTATGGTGCGGTTCAACGCGGGCAAGCGCGGCAGTTTGAGGCCCAGGTCGATCAGGCCGGGGCCGACCTGGAGGCCGGGCGGTTCGACCCGGCCCGAAACGCGCTTCGCCGCCTGGTCGACGAGCGGCCCGATCACCTTCGGGCCGCCTATTACCTGGGCCTCGCCGAGCGGGAACTCGGCGATCCCAGGGCCGCGATCATCGCCTGGGATGGACTCCTGGAGCGTGACGGGGAATTCGGCCCCCGGGCGGCGCTGGCCACAGCTCGACTCTTGATCGATGAGGGGCATCTTGCCTGGGCGGAATTGATCCTCCGTCGCGCGATCGACGACCCGGTCGAGGGATTCTTGCCTGAGACGCTCGCCATGCTCCGCGAGCAACTCGTGCGGCTCTTGCTCCTGACCGGACGGCGCGACGAGACAAGGCCCGTACTGGAGGCGGTCTGGACCGAGGCGATCAAACAGCCCCCCGGCCGGGAATGGGAGGGGGTGTCGTCGCCGCGCGACCTGCTTCGGCAATGGTGCACGGTGGACCTGGAACCGCCTCCGATTGAAGAACAGCGCGAACAGTTGGAGGCAGCCTTCGCACGGTTTCCGGAGGACGATCGGGTCTGGCTCGGGTTGCTCCACCTGGCGGTTGAGGAAGGCCGGCTTGACGTGGCCGATCGCTGGCTTGAGCAATGCCTTGAGCGTCGCGGCGATGACCCGGCCGTTCGGGTCGCCCAGCTTCGCCTGGCGAGGGCTCGGGGAGATGAGGAGGGGGCCAAGAACGCCCTGGAACATCTGCCCGAAGATCGGCTGTCTCCGGCCCGGTTGATGGCGATCGAAGCATGGTTCGCCGAACGCAGGGGCGATCTCGACGCGACGCGATCGGCCCTCGATCGCCTTTTGGAGCGTGATCCGGAGAACGCTGAGGCGCTGGAACGCCTGGCGGAATGCCTCGTTCGATTGGGTGAGGCGGAGAAGGCCGCCGCCGTTCGGGCTCGAAAAGCAACGCTTGATGACGTGCTCAATCGCTATCGAGATCGCCACTTCACGGCAGACCTGATCGAGGAAGGGCCGCAACTCGCCCAATGGGCCGAGACGCTGGGACGTCAGTTCGAAGCCGAGGCCTGGTGGACCCTGATCGCCCGAGCCCGAGGGCATGACGACGTTTCGCGAGCGGCGCTGGTTCGGCTTCGGGAAGTCAACGCCAACCGCGAAGTCGGAACCGACCCGACCCTGGCCGACCTGCGAGCGTTTGTCGCGGCCGGTTCGGGGTCGGAGGGCTCGAACGATCGGGATCTCGGCACGTCTCGTTCGGTTCGCTTCGTTGATACCGGACGAGAAGCCGGGCTCGACTTCGTCCACGACCCCGGCCAGACATCCGATCGGCAACTCCCCGAAACGATGAGCGGAGGCGTCGCCCTGCTTGACGCGGACGGCGATGGCTGGCTCGACATCTTCGCCGTGCAAGGGGGGCCGCTGAAAAACCGCGAAGGATTGCCTCCGGGATCGGGCGACCGGCTCTATCGGAATCAAGGGGACGGAACCTTCGAGGACATCACCCAATCAAGCGGACTGGGAGGAGCAGCCGGCTACGGGATCGGTGCGGCGGTCGGTGATCTGGACAACGACGGCCATCCCGACCTGCTCGTGACCCGGCTCGGGAGCGGATCGCTGTACCGGAATCAAGGGGACGGAACCTTCGAGGACATCACCCAATCAAGCGGACTGGACACGCTCGACGGTTGGCCGACCTCGGCGGCGTTCGCGGACATTGACACCGATGGTGATCTTGATCTCTATATTACACGATACGTTATCTGGGACGTGGAGAACCCGATCCGCTGTCAGCGGGAAGACGGATCGTTCTCCTATTGTCATCCGCTTGCCTTGACGGCGCAGCAGGATCGGCTCTATCGAAATGACGACGGCCACTTCGTAGACATCTCAGACGAGGCGGGGATTCAAGTCGCCGAGCCGGGTCGGGGGCTGGGCGTGGTGGCGACCGACCTCGACGGGGACGGCCGGATCGATTTCGCCGTGGCCAACGATGCGACGGCAAATTTCTTCTTCCGCAATCGGGGCGACGGCACCTTCGAAGAAGTGGGCGAAGCGGCAGGCCTGGCCGCCAACGCCCAGGGGGGCTATCAGGCAGGGATGGGAATTGCCTGCGGCGACCTGAACGGCGACGGCCGGATTGATCTGCTCGTGACGAACTTCTTCGGCGAGGGAACGACGTATTACGAGAACCTCGGCGATGGCCAGTTCTTCGACCGATCGGCCTCCATCGGCCTCTTGACGGCATCGCGGTCGTTGCTGGGATTCGGCACGGCGTTGATGGATGTAAACAACGACGGTGATCTCGATCTGTTCACCGTGAATGGTCATGTCGATGACTTTCGCCCCCAGTACCCGTATGCGATGCCGACGCAATTGCTCCTGAACGACGGCCAGGGGAGGTTTGTTCCGCTCGCTGATCCGACCGCAGAGCCGTGGGGCATCCCACGGCTGGGTCGAGGATTAGCGATCGGGGATGTGGATCGCGACGGCCGCATCGATGCGGTCGCCCAGTTTCAGGGAGAACCCTTGGGGTTGTTTCTGAACCGAATCGACGAGGCGGGGCACGCGATTGCTCTGAAGCTTGAAGGAACGCGTTCCAATCGTGATGCGATCGGCGCGGTCTGTACGGTCTGGGCGGAAGGAAGGCGGTGGGTAGTGCCTCGAGTTGGTGGCGGCAGCTATCAGTCGGCATCGAGCCCCTGGCTGCACGTCGGGCTTGGTGAAGCCACTCGGGTCGATCGCCTGGAGATCGCCTGGCCTTCGGGCTTGAGGGAGACGATCGAGGGGTTGGAGGTCGATCAACGCTTCCTGGTGCGTGAAGGGGACGCGCGGGCTGATCGACACCCTTGA
- the trpB gene encoding tryptophan synthase subunit beta produces MATSTATDPRQLPDALGRFGPFGGRFVPETLIDALNQLAEAYETIKTDPGFWQEMNDLLTNYVGRPSPLYFAKRLSAMVGGADIYLKREDLNHTGAHKINNGIGQVLLAQRMGKKRVIAETGAGQHGVATATACALTGLECTVYMGEEDIRRQKLNVFNMRTMGAKVVPVTTGSRTLRDATNEAMRDWMGSSAETHYTIGSVVGPHPFPMIVRDFQSVIGKEARQQCLDRIGRLPDAVVACVGGGSNAAGMFFPFIGDDGVELIGAEAGGHNSNLGQHASSLTQGQPGVLHGSFSYVLQDDEGQTSDVHSISAGLDYPGVGPEHSYWKDIGRVRYEAITDAEALEAYTTLARREGILPALESSHAVSQAMKEAERLGPGKVVVICLSGRGDKDAYEIARIRGEPMD; encoded by the coding sequence ATGGCCACGTCTACCGCCACCGACCCCCGGCAACTTCCCGACGCCCTCGGACGCTTCGGCCCCTTCGGCGGCCGCTTCGTGCCCGAGACGCTCATCGACGCCCTGAACCAACTGGCCGAGGCGTATGAGACGATCAAGACCGATCCGGGCTTCTGGCAGGAGATGAACGACCTGCTGACGAACTACGTCGGCCGCCCCTCGCCCCTCTACTTCGCCAAACGCCTGTCTGCGATGGTCGGCGGGGCCGACATCTATCTGAAGCGCGAGGACCTGAACCACACCGGCGCGCACAAGATCAACAACGGGATCGGCCAGGTCTTGCTCGCGCAGCGGATGGGCAAGAAACGGGTGATCGCCGAGACCGGGGCCGGTCAGCACGGCGTGGCCACGGCCACCGCCTGCGCGTTGACGGGCCTCGAATGCACCGTGTACATGGGTGAGGAGGACATCCGCCGCCAGAAGCTCAACGTCTTCAACATGCGGACGATGGGGGCGAAAGTCGTTCCCGTGACGACCGGCTCAAGGACCCTCCGAGACGCCACGAACGAGGCGATGCGCGACTGGATGGGATCGTCGGCCGAGACGCATTACACGATCGGATCGGTCGTCGGCCCGCACCCGTTCCCGATGATCGTCCGAGACTTCCAGTCGGTCATTGGCAAAGAGGCGAGGCAGCAGTGCCTCGACCGCATCGGTCGGTTGCCCGATGCCGTGGTGGCCTGTGTCGGCGGCGGTTCAAACGCCGCGGGGATGTTTTTCCCGTTCATTGGTGATGACGGGGTCGAGCTGATCGGCGCCGAGGCCGGCGGGCACAACTCGAACCTCGGCCAGCACGCCTCCAGCCTCACGCAAGGGCAGCCCGGTGTCCTGCACGGCAGCTTCAGCTACGTTTTGCAGGACGACGAGGGGCAGACGAGCGACGTGCACTCGATCTCGGCCGGGCTCGACTACCCGGGCGTCGGCCCCGAGCATAGCTACTGGAAGGACATCGGCCGCGTCCGATACGAGGCGATCACCGATGCCGAAGCCCTTGAGGCCTACACCACCCTGGCCCGCCGCGAAGGGATCCTGCCGGCATTGGAGTCGAGCCACGCGGTCTCGCAGGCGATGAAGGAAGCCGAACGGCTCGGACCGGGAAAGGTGGTGGTCATCTGCCTCTCGGGCCGAGGGGACAAGGACGCTTACGAAATCGCCCGCATTCGCGGCGAACCGATGGATTGA